The DNA sequence TCCAACCCAAAAGTAATAATGCGAAAGCATATCAAGTGAAACAAATTCGAAATATTTTTCTGAAATATCAGTTAAGTGATTTGCTATGAGTAAATATGAAATCATAATTTATTGGAGCGATGATGATAACGCATTTATCGCAGAAGTTCCGGAATTGTCGGGATGTATGG is a window from the Ignavibacteria bacterium genome containing:
- a CDS encoding type II toxin-antitoxin system HicB family antitoxin, encoding MSKYEIIIYWSDDDNAFIAEVPELSGCM